From the genome of Methanosphaera cuniculi, one region includes:
- the pfdA gene encoding prefoldin subunit alpha encodes MENNKKLEQMIAELNQLQQQGEAIANQVEQLNLSLTDIKSASEALKGIEGSVGKELLIPVGAGCFINAELKSENIIVGVGAEVAVKKSREETVEKLEKETKEVQELITTLTNQLDKINEMIATQRPEAERLMRESGLQ; translated from the coding sequence ATGGAAAATAACAAAAAATTAGAACAAATGATAGCAGAACTTAACCAACTACAACAACAAGGCGAAGCAATCGCAAACCAAGTAGAACAATTAAACTTATCATTAACAGATATAAAATCCGCAAGTGAAGCACTAAAAGGAATAGAAGGCTCTGTTGGCAAAGAATTATTAATACCAGTAGGAGCTGGTTGCTTTATTAATGCTGAACTAAAAAGTGAAAACATTATAGTCGGAGTAGGAGCAGAAGTTGCAGTTAAAAAATCACGTGAAGAAACCGTGGAAAAACTTGAAAAAGAAACAAAAGAAGTTCAAGAATTAATAACAACATTAACAAATCAACTAGATAAAATTAATGAAATGATTGCAACACAAAGACCAGAAGCAGAAAGATTAATGAGAGAATCAGGACTACAATAA